The following coding sequences lie in one Anas platyrhynchos isolate ZD024472 breed Pekin duck chromosome 15, IASCAAS_PekinDuck_T2T, whole genome shotgun sequence genomic window:
- the LOC101791078 gene encoding galanin receptor 2b yields MMEYEDFTSLAGYWNPSDSYQFSPASVIVPVVFSLIFLLGTVGNSLVLAVLLRNRQMGHNTTNLFILNLSLADFFFIVFCVPFQATIYCLEGWVFGSFICKAVHFFIYLTMYASSFTLAAVSVDRYLAICYPLRSRELRTPCNAMAAMAVIWGLSVVFAGPYLSYYNLIEWEASYICMPDWEEWRRKVMDTSTFAFGYVIPVLVISLSYTRTIKYLWTAVEPLEDVSESKKAKRKVTKMIIIVTILFCLCWLPYHVVILRYLYGDFPFNQATYAFRLLSHCMAYANSCLNPIVYALVSKHFRKGFKKVFSCLLRKKHRNKVHVLHAAHAVPRFEAASTEVSQMHGDNNRCELNPDSSAAPSRPSKHLQVC; encoded by the exons ATGATGGAGTACGAGGACTTCACCAGCTTGGCTGGGTACTGGAACCCCTCTGACAGTTACCAGTTCAGTCCTGCTAGTGTCATTGTCCCTGTGGTTTtctccctcatcttcctcctggGCACAGTGGGCAATAGCCtggtgctggcagtgctgctgcgcAATAGACAAATGGGCCACAATACCACCAACCTCTTCATCCTCAACCTCAGCCTGGCTGACTTCTTCTTCATTGTCTTCTGCGTGCCCTTCCAGGCCACCATCTACTGCCTTGAAGGCTGGGTCTTTGGCTCCTTCATCTGCAAGGCTGTCCACTTTTTCATCTACCTCACCATGTATGCCAGCAGCTTCACACTGGCTGCCGTCTCTGTGGACAG GTACCTGGCCATTTGCTACCCGCTGCGCTCCCGGGAGCTGCGGACCCCCTGCAATGCCATGGCTGCTATGGCTGTGATCTGGGGCCTCTCCGTGGTCTTTGCAGGCCCCTACCTAAGCTACTACAACCTGATCGAGTGGGAGGCCAGCTACATCTGCATGCCTGACTGGGAGGAGTGGAGACGCAAGGTCATGGACACCAGCACGTTTGCCTTTGGCTATGTCATCCCAGTCCTCGTCATCAGCCTCTCCTACACCAGGACCATCAAGTACCTGTGGACAGCAGTGGAACCCCTGGAGGACGTGTCAGAGTCCAAGAAGGCTAAACGGAAAGTCACCAAGATGATCATCATTGTAACCATCCTTTTCTGCCTGTGCTGGCTGCCCTACCACGTAGTCATCCTCCGATACCTCTATGGAGACTTCCCCTTCAACCAGGCCACCTATGCCTTCCGCCTGCTTTCCCACTGCATGGCCTATGCCAACTCCTGCCTCAACCCCATCGTCTACGCCCTGGTCTCCAAGCACTTCCGTAAGGGCTTCAAAAAAGTcttcagctgcctgctgaggAAGAAGCACCGCAACAAAGTGCATGTGCTGCACGCTGCTCATGCTGTGCCGCGCTTCGAGGCAGCATCGACGGAAGTGTCCCAGATGCACGGCGACAATAACCGGTGTGAGCTGAACCCAGACTCCTCAGCAGCCCCCTCCCGTCCCTCCAAGCACCTTCAAGTTTGTTAG